The region CACTTTCAGATAGTAGCAGCGAAACTTACCAGGATGCCGGCGATTGGGTTGGTGTACTTTTCGGGGTTTATAATGCTGTTTCAGCGGTTTTTGCATTTTTTCTTCCGGCTATCGCCTTAAAAATTGGAAGGAAAAGTACACATATCGTTTCGTTATTTATTGGCGCCTTAGGAATGCTTTCCATTTATATAATGCCAAACGAATATTGGCTTTTGCTTTCTATGTTCGGAATTGGAATTGGCTGGGCCAGTATTTTGGCAATGCCTTACGCTATTCTTGCCGGTTCTATTCCGGCGAAAAAAATGGGGGTTTATATGGGGATTTTTAACTTTTTTATTGTGATCCCCCAAATTGTAAACGCACTGTTGGGCGGATTAATGGTAAAATATCTTTACGACGGAAACCCTATTTACGCCTTAGTTACCAGCGGAATCGCCTTCTTAATTGCGGCTATACTAACTTTTAGAATAGACGATGTAGACGAACCCGTAAAAGCATAGAAGGAGAATATCAGTTCGAGTAGATTTAATTAAAACAAAGTGATAATCAAATCGTATCAAAAACTTCTCAATAAAGAGACTGTCTGAAAAGTTTTTAAAACCGTCATCTTGAATTTATTTCAGAGCCTGCTCCGAAATTTATTCGGAGATCTAAAATAATGATAATCAAAACATGTTAGAAGCTGAAACAAGTTCAGCTTGACGAAACTAGACTTTTCAGACAGCCTCCATTCAAAGTGATGGCATTATAGCATACGTGAACTCGATAATGGAGATGCTGAAAATATAAAAGGAAAAGAATTAGAGATAATTTAAAACGATGGAAACAAACAAAGGAGTAATATTCGATTTAGACGGCGTAATTGTAGATACCGCAAAATTTCACTTTTTGGCCTGGAGAAAACTGGCTAACGATTTGGGTTTCGATTTTACCGAAGAGCAAAACGAGCAGCTTAAAGGCGTTAGCAGGGTAGAATCCCTTAAAAAAATACTGGAGTGGGGAGAATTAGAACTTTCCAAAACAGAGTTTAAACGTCAAATGGCGCTTAAAAACGAAAATTATCTCTCTTATGTTGCTAAAATGGATGAGGACGAAATTCTTCCCGGAGTTCAAAAAGTGATAGATTATTTAATTGAAAATAATATTCCTTTCGCTTTGGGATCTGCCAGTAAAAACGCACGTAACATCTTAAAAAAGATCAATTTGCTGGAAAAATTTGACGCCATTGTTGATGGAAATGATGTTAGCAAAGCAAAACCCGATCCTGAGGTATTTCTTATTGCTGCAGAAAAAATTAACATTAAACCAGAAAACAGTATCGTTTTTGAAGATTCTGTAGCCGGAGTTCAGGCTGCCAACAATGCAAAAATGATAAGCATTGGAATAGGGGAACAAAAAACACTGGGCGAAGCCGATTATGTGTTTAATGATTTCACCGAAATAGACATAGATTTTATAAAGAAATTACTCAATAATTGAGATAATTTCTTTCAATAATACAACTTAAACCTATGGGCTGGTCCCGGGTTAATCAATTAGAAATTAGACAGAAATAAAGCAATGAACCAAGATTATATACAAGCTAACGAGTGGTCTATTCTGGAAGAAGGATTTGATGGAGAACGCGTAAAATCGTCTGAAAGCCTTTTTAGTATCGGTAACGGCGTGATGGGCCAGCGAGCCAATTTTGAAGAACACTATTCCGGGCCAAGTTTCCAGGGAAGCTACATTGGCGGGGTTTATTATCCCGATAAAACTAAAGTAGGCTGGTGGAAAAACGGCTACCCAGAATATTTTGCCAAGGTATTGAATGCACCTAATTGGATTGGGATAAATGTATTTGTGAACGATGAAGCTTTAGACCTTTTCACCTGTAAAAAAGTTGAAGGTTTTAAGCGTGAGCTTAATATGAAAGAAGGTTTTCACCGCCGCAGTTTCATAGCAACTTTACCAAACGACATTGAAATTTCGGTAAAAGCCACCCGTTTTCTTTCTATTGTTGAAGATGAACTTGGCGCAATAGATTTTGAAATTGAAGTTTTAAATAGTGATGCTGAAGTTAGATTTGAGCCCTATCTCGATGGCGGAATTACCAATACTGATGCCAATTGGGAAGAGCGTTTTTGGAAGACTTTAGAAGTAAAATCTGAAGCGAATAAAGGTTTTGTACTCTCTAAAACCCTGAAAACCGAATTTCACGTGAACACCTATATGCAGTCTGAAGTTTTGCTAAACGGCGAAAAACAGAATGTAGATTTCACAGAAACGAAAACCGAAAATCAACTTACTTTTTCCTATGCGCTTAAAGCTGAAAAAGGACAGAAATTAAGTCTTAGAAAATACGCCGGCTATGTAACCGATATGAATCATAAACGTTCAGATTTGGTGGAAGCGGCGAGCAAAGTTTTAGATTATGCAACCAAAGCTGGATTTTCCAAATTACTTCAGGAGCAAAAAGAAGCCTGGGCGAAAATATGGGAAATGGCCGATATTACTATTGAAGGTGATGTAAAAGCCCAACAGGGAATTCGCTTTAATATTTTTCAGCTAAATCAAACTTATTTAGGGAAAGATGAGCGTTTAAATATTGGCCCAAAAGGTTTTACCGGAGAGAAATATGGAGGTAGCACCTATTGGGATACCGAGGCTTACTGTATTCCATTTTATATGGCGACCAAAGATCAGCAGGTAGCCAGGAATTTATTAACTTATCGCTACAATCATTTAGATAAAGCTATAGAAAATGCCGAAAAACTTGGTTTTCCCAATGGCGCGGCGCTTTATCCAATGGTAACAATGAATGGCGAGGAAAGCCATAACGAATGGGAAATTACTTTCGAGGAAATTCATAGAAATGGCGCAATGGTTTATGCCATTTATAATTACGTGCGTTACACCGGCGATTTCGATTATATTCCTGAAAAAGGCCTGGAAGTAATGATCGCGATTGCAAGATTTTGGCAGCAAAGAGTCAATTTCAGCAAAGACAGGAATAAATACGTAATGCTGGGAGTAACCGGGCCAAACGAGTACGAAAATAACGTACACAACAACTGGTACACTAACTATTTGGCGAAATGGTGTATTGAATATTGCCTGGAAACCATTGAAAAAGTTAAGGATGCTTATGCCGAAGATTATGAGCGTGTAATGGGTAAAACCAAGATTAATGAAGGCGAACTGGCCAAGTGGAAAGAAGTTGCTGAAAATATGTATTTCCCATATTCTGAAGAACACGAAGTTTTCCTTCAGCAAGACGGATTTTTAGATAAAGAGATCGTACCAATCGCCGAATTGGATAAATCTCAACGGCCAATTAACCAGAAATGGAGCTGGGATAGAATTTTGCGTTCCTGCTATATCAAGCAGGCCGATGTACTACAAGGATTCTACTTTTTTGAAGATCATTTTAGCAAAAAAGAGCTTGAAAAACATTTTGATTATTACGAACCAATTACCGTTCACGAATCCTCGCTTTCACCTTGTGTGCACAGTATTCAAGCGGCTTTATTGGGGAGAACTAAACAAGCGTATGATTTCTATTTGCGTACTTCAAGATTAGATTTAGACGACTACAATAAAGAAGTAGAGCAGGGCTGCCATATTACCAGTATGGCCGGGACCTGGATGAGTATTGTAGAAGGTTTTGGTGGAATGCGGGTTAAAGACGATCAACTTTCTTTTAATCCAACAATTCCGGAGGACTGGAAATCCTACTCTTTTAAAGTGAATTTCAGGGACCAGATTCTAAAAGTAAAAGTTTCTGCGGAAAATACGATTTTTCATTTGGAAGGCGAAAATTTAATTGAAATCAACGTAAATGGTAAAGCTGTGGAAGTGCAGCCAAACCAGGAATTTGCGGTATAACACGTCATCCTGTCCCAAAATTTGTTGTGATATAAAACACCTGCAAGGTTTTCAAAACCTTGTAGGTTTAAAACGTCATTACGATCCCGATTTTTATCGGGAGAAGTAATCTGCCAATTAGAAGATTGCTTCGTTCCTCGCAATGACGTAGAGGAGAATATAACTACTTAAAATAATAATCATGAAAAAAATACTAATCACATTTATGCTCCTGGCCGGTTTTACCGGTTTTGCGCAAATTGAACGTATAGAGCCGCCAAACTGGTGGACGGGTTTTGAAGAAACCGAACTCCAGTTAATGGTTTACGGTGAAAATATTGGAAATGCGACTCCAATTATCGATTACCCGGGCGTTAGCATCGGCAATGTGAAAAAAGCCGATAGCCAAAATTACTTGTTTATCGATTTGGAAATTGGAAACGCAGAAGCCGGAACTTTTGATATTACATTTCAGTTGGAAGATGGTTCAGAAGAAGTTTATGAGTATGAATTGAAAAACCGGGAAAAAC is a window of Salegentibacter salegens DNA encoding:
- the pgmB gene encoding beta-phosphoglucomutase, with protein sequence METNKGVIFDLDGVIVDTAKFHFLAWRKLANDLGFDFTEEQNEQLKGVSRVESLKKILEWGELELSKTEFKRQMALKNENYLSYVAKMDEDEILPGVQKVIDYLIENNIPFALGSASKNARNILKKINLLEKFDAIVDGNDVSKAKPDPEVFLIAAEKINIKPENSIVFEDSVAGVQAANNAKMISIGIGEQKTLGEADYVFNDFTEIDIDFIKKLLNN
- a CDS encoding glycoside hydrolase family 65 protein, producing MNQDYIQANEWSILEEGFDGERVKSSESLFSIGNGVMGQRANFEEHYSGPSFQGSYIGGVYYPDKTKVGWWKNGYPEYFAKVLNAPNWIGINVFVNDEALDLFTCKKVEGFKRELNMKEGFHRRSFIATLPNDIEISVKATRFLSIVEDELGAIDFEIEVLNSDAEVRFEPYLDGGITNTDANWEERFWKTLEVKSEANKGFVLSKTLKTEFHVNTYMQSEVLLNGEKQNVDFTETKTENQLTFSYALKAEKGQKLSLRKYAGYVTDMNHKRSDLVEAASKVLDYATKAGFSKLLQEQKEAWAKIWEMADITIEGDVKAQQGIRFNIFQLNQTYLGKDERLNIGPKGFTGEKYGGSTYWDTEAYCIPFYMATKDQQVARNLLTYRYNHLDKAIENAEKLGFPNGAALYPMVTMNGEESHNEWEITFEEIHRNGAMVYAIYNYVRYTGDFDYIPEKGLEVMIAIARFWQQRVNFSKDRNKYVMLGVTGPNEYENNVHNNWYTNYLAKWCIEYCLETIEKVKDAYAEDYERVMGKTKINEGELAKWKEVAENMYFPYSEEHEVFLQQDGFLDKEIVPIAELDKSQRPINQKWSWDRILRSCYIKQADVLQGFYFFEDHFSKKELEKHFDYYEPITVHESSLSPCVHSIQAALLGRTKQAYDFYLRTSRLDLDDYNKEVEQGCHITSMAGTWMSIVEGFGGMRVKDDQLSFNPTIPEDWKSYSFKVNFRDQILKVKVSAENTIFHLEGENLIEINVNGKAVEVQPNQEFAV